CGGACGCCCGCGGAGGTACCCGCCACCAGCCCGGAGTCCGTGGCGATGAGCCGCGACCTCCGGCGCCGGGGGTTCACCTTCGTGGGTCCCACCATCTGCTACGCCTACATGCAGGCCGTCGGCATGGTGAACGACCACCTGGTGGACTGTTTCCGGCACGCAGAGCTGCGCGCGGCTGCCCTCGGCACGCCCCCCGGCCGGTAGGGAGGGGCCCCGCACGAAAACATGCCCCCCTGGATGGCCGCTTCCAGGGGGACGTTTCACCTAGGATTTCGCCGTAGGGATGAGGGTTCCCTTGGGACCGATGGCCAGCTTCAGCTCCTTCAGCCGCCGGTTCAGGATGCCGCCGAGCCGCCCGGACTCCGCCGCGGTCAGCTCGGCCCATCCGGACCGGGCGATCTTCTCGGCCAGCCCCAGTTCCTGGGCGATCTCCAGCTTCAGCCGGTCCAGCGGGGTCAGTTCCTTCGGCTTCTTCTGCCGCCCCTTGGCGGTCGGGGATTTCGTCTTCTTCTGCATATGGCTCCCTCCCGCCCCTATCTTGGCCGCAGATGCGATTTCATAAACGAACGGGAAGGAATCGCGCCCGGTGAACCCGAATATGCACAAGTGCATATACTGCATTGCATAGACTCTTCCCAACATTGGGGGCAGACAGACGCGATGACCATCCATGTACTCGGTTTCCCCACCACGCTGGGGCTGCCGCGCCACGCCGTACGGCACGCCCCGGAGGCCCTGCGGGCTACGGGGCTGCTGGACTTCCTGGGGCAGCTCGACAGCCGGGTGATCGACCACGGCGACATGGCGGTGCCGCCCGGGCTGCGGTCGGATCCCGTGCCCGTGCGCATCGCCAAGGTGGTGGAGGCCGCCCGCCGGCAGCAGCAGCACTGGCAGCGTGTCGCTCGTCCCGGCGACCTGCTGTTCACCATCGGGGGCGACCATTCCACGTCGCTGGGCACCATCATGGCGCTCGCGGCCCTGGGGTACGATTTCGACGTCGTGTGGGTCGACGCCCACGGCGACTTCAACACCGTTGAGACGTCGCCGTCCGGCAATCCCCACGGGATGGTCCTCGCCCTCGCGACCGGACTCCTTCCCGATGCGATGGACGGGGTCATCCGCCCGGACCGGCTCCGGCTCTGGGGCATCCGGGACCTGGACCCCGGCGAACGGCGACTCCTCTCCGAGGCGCGGGTCGAGGTGGTCTCCCCGGCCGAGGTGCGCGCCCGGCGTGCGGAACTGCTCGCCGGCCTGAGGCCCAACGTCTTCGTCTCGTTTGACATCGACTCCGTGGACCCGGCCGAGGCCCCCGGCACCATGACGCCCGTTCCCGGCGGCTTTACCCGGGACGAGGCGGTGTCGCTGGTGGCCGACATCGTCCGCGGACGGAACCTCCTCGCGCTGGACGTGGTGGAGTTCCACCCCGACCGGGACGAGGGTGACGCGACCGGCCGACTGGCCCACGCGGTGATCCGGGCAGCCCTGGAGGCGTGGCGCGGTCAGTCGCCCATCCGCTCCGGCAGTCCCTGCGCCTCCAGGTCGGACGCCGACAGCAGGCCTTCGGCCTGCGCCAGCCCCACCAGGCGGTTGTACTCCCCCTGAATCCGGGAGAGGTCCCGGTCGTAGTTCAGGGACTGCGGCTGAACGTCGAGGGGCAGCCGCTCCGGCAGGTGCTCCGCCCGCTCCAAAGTCTCGTGCGCCTGATGGTACAACTCCCGGAGCCGCTCCAGGATCTCGTTTCGCCTCATCCGAATCGCCTCCTTGATCCGGAGGCTAGTCTACCCCGTCGTACGCAACGGGCTGCAGCCGCCGCAAAGGCGACTGCAGCCCGTCACTCTTCCCGTGCATGCACTAAGGGTAGCACATGTAGCCGTCCTCCGGCGCACCGTCGCTGCAGGGCGACGCGACGCCTTCCAGCCACTGGGGGAAGCCCCGGTCGTCGGTGCGGGCCACCCGGGTCTCCCAGCGTCGGATCCCGTCCTTGCCGATCGTCACCGTCAGGACCCAGCTGGTGCGGGACGGCTCGTCCAGGTCCGGGCCCACGTCCACGAAGTCGTCGAAGACGAAGTTGCCGAGGCTGTAGGCGATCAGCCGATCCTTGTAGATCTCCACCGGCTGCGTCACGTGGGGGTGGTTGCCCACCACCAGGTCCGCGCCGTTGTCGATGGCCACCCGGGCGATCTCGGCCTGGTCCTCGGCGTGCCAGAACATGTAGTCGTAGCCCCAGTGCGGGTAGACCACCACGATGTCCGCCTCGGCCCGCGCCGCCCGCACGTCCGCGGCGAGCCGGTCCAGTTCGATCCAGGCCAGCCCGGGCGTGTCCGGCCCCGCCGCGTAGCTGCGCAGCTCGACGTTGTTGTAGCCGAGGAGGGCGATTCGGAGCCCGTTCCGCTCCAGGATCAGCGGCCGGTGGGCCTCCTCGTCGTTCATGCCGCCGCCGAAGTAGGGCACCCCGCCCTCGGTGAGCAGCCGCAGCTGCTCGGCGAAGGCCTCCTTGCCGTAATCGCCGGAGTGGTTGTTGGCCACCGAGACGGCGTCGAAGTACCGCGCCAGCACCGGGACCACCCGGGGATGGCACCGGAAGTTGAACCACTTGGGGACCGGCTCGCCGACCGTGGACACGACGCACTCCAGGTTTCCGACGGTGAGGTCCGCGCCGGTCAGGGCGTCCGCCACGCCGGCGAACGGGTCCTCCCCCCGGGCCAGGTAATCACCCGGCAGGCGGTCCAGCATGATGTCGCCGACGAAGGTGATGGTTACGGTGCCGTCCCCCCCGCCGGTTCCCGCGCCGCTGCCGGGGCTGCTGCCCGACGCATCGTCGGGACCGCCTGCAGAGCCGCTCCCGGGGTGATCGCCGGCGCCGTTCCCGGCCCCCTGCCCGCCATCCTGCGCGCCGCCGTTCTGCAGCCCCGGGTCCGTGCCGCCGTTCTGCGGTCCCGCGCCCGGACCGCCCGCAGGCGGTGCCCCGGGACCGGGCTCGGCGTCCGACGGGCCGGCCGACAGCGCAGTGCAGCCCACCAGCGCGACGATCAGCAGGGGGATGAGCAGAAAGCGCTTCACTGCCATAACTCCTTATTTCAAATATATGAATAGCGTATATGCGATACAACGCGCTCTGGCCTGATTCGGCGAAGCGGCCCCCGCTTCCTGCCGCCAAGCCTTACCACGGTCGGACGGGCAGCGCAGCCGGGGGATGCGGCGGACTCGCCGCGCCCCTGCCCAGAGACCGGCCCGCCGCATTTGGGCGCTGGACGGCATGGCGCCGATGTGCTACGATAGTTGACCGATGGTACGTAACATCGTTGCACTTTAGTACTGACTGAAAGGGGAGCGACCCGTGGCGTGGATGACCATCCTGGGCCTTGACTGGAAGGGCGGCCGGTTCGCCCATCCCCTGGACATCGTGGACGTGCCGCAGAAGCCGGGCGTGTTCAAGCTGCATGCCCGCCGGAAGAGCGGCGAGTGGGAGGTCTTCTACGTGGGCCAGGCCCAGAACCTGTACAGCGTGCTGCTGGCCTACCTGGGCACCATCGTGGAGGGCGATCCGCAGGCCGCGGGCATCAACGCATGTGCGAAGGCCCGGATCGAGACCGATGAGGTGGCCTACTCCTATGCCGTGGTGACCGACGAGACGGAGCGGCAGGGCTGCCTCCGCAGCCTGTACGAGTTCTACCGGCCTGTCTGCAACTCGCCGGAGCAGATTCCGGCCGTGGACAGCGTCGCCTGCAACCCGTTCTGAACAACAAAGGACCGCCGGCACGGCAACGCCGGCGGTCCTCTTGTATGCCTTCCGGATCCCCCGCTAGATCCCCTCCTGGTAGATGCGGGCGATGATGCCCTCGATCTCCGGCTCCTCCACGGTGAGGTCCCGGATGGCGCAGCGGGCCGAGACCCGGGCGATCAGCTCGCTCGCGGAGAGCTCGTCCCGGTTGAACCGGAGCCAGATGCGGTGGCCGTCCCGCCGCACCAGCTCGGCCCCCTCCACCGCGACGTCCACCACCGGGCCGTTGGGCTCCAGGTCCACGACCAGGGTCCGGTGCTTGCCGAACCGCTCCTTGATCTGCGCCACGGGCCCGTCGTAGATGACCCGGCCGTGGTCGATCAGGATCATCCGCTCGCAGATCTTTTCGATGTCCTGCATGTCGTGGGTGGTCAGGATGACCGTCACGCCCCGCTCCCGGTTGATGGTCCGGATGAAGTCCCGGATCCGCTCCTTGGCCACCACGTCCAGGCCGATGGTCGGCTCGTCCAGGTAGACGATCTCCGGGTCGTGCAGCAGCGCCGCGGCCAGGTCGGCCCGCATGCGCTGCCCCAGCGATAGCTGGCGGACGGGGGTGTTCAGGAACTCGTCCAGGCCGAGCAGATCCCGGAACAGGTCCATGTTCTGCCGGTACCGCTCCCGGGGCACCTTATAGATGTGCCGGAGCAGCTCGAAGGACTCGACGGTGGGCAGGTCCCACCACAGCTGCGTCCGCTGGCCGAACACCGCCCCGATCTGCCGGGCGTTCTCCACCCGGCGCAGGTAGGGCACGACCCCCCTCACCCGCACCTCGCCGGCGGTCGGCACCAGGATGCCGGTCAGCATCTTGATCGTCGTCGACTTGCCCGCGCCGTTGGGCCCGATGTAGCCCACCAGTTCGCCCCGCTCGATGGTGAAGGAGACGTCGTCGACCGCCACGCGGGTGTCAAACTCCCGGGAGAAGAGCGTGCGCAGGGCCGCGAAGGGGCCCTCCTTGCGCCGGGCCACCTTGAACTCCTTGCGCAGCCCCCTGACCTCGATCACTGCGCCCACGCCAGATGCCCCCTCTCTGCCGCCATCACTGCCGGGATTTTCACGGATCCGAATCGGGCGGGGTTCCCACGGCCCGCAGGTATTCGCCGTACCAGCGCAGCAGCCGGCGCCGCTCCCGCCAGTCGGGGCACGCCCGCTCCACCAGGGCCCAGAACCGGGGGCTGTGGTTCAGCTCCCCCAGGTGGGCGATCTCGTGGACGAGGACGTACTCCAGGAGCTCGTGGGGCCCGCCCCGCAGCCGGTGGCTGATCTGGATGTTGCGGGTGCGGCCGCTGCAGGATCCCCAGCGGGACTCCTGCCGACGGAACCGGACCCGGCCCATGGGGAAGCCGTAGTAGCGGTCGTTGATCTCCCGGGCCCAGCGGGCCAGCGCGGCGTCATCCGTGACCGGGGACGGGGTGAGCCGGCTCAGCGGCCCCGCGCCGGTCAGCTGCAGCTGCCGTGCCCGCTCCAGCCGGGGCGTCAGCCTCCGGGTGAGCTCCTCGATGTGGCGGACCTGCTCCGCCCGGCTGAGCCGGCTGGAGATGTACAGCACGATCTCGCCGTCCCGGATGGTGCCCGACGAGTGCTTCTTGTCCTTGAAGACGATCCGCACGGAGACCCTCTCCCTTCCCCCTCCGCGCCGTTTCCCAGGCCCCGCTGCGCACGCGGACGCGGCAGTCAAGGTCGCCCCGCCTCGCAGCAAGGCCCCCTTCCCCGCCCGTCCACGGTTCGGGCCCGGCCGGCTGCGCCGCCCGCCTCCTCCACGACCCCCACCCGGGGACACAGGTCCGCCAGCGGGCACTGGCCGCAGCGCGGGTTCCGCTTCAGGCAGAGCCGGTTGCCCAGGGTGTCGATCAGCGCGTGGTACTCGCCCCGCAGCTGAGCGTCGGCCGGGGTCCAGCCGTGGAAGAACGCCTGCATCGCCTCGTACCGGGCATCCGGCGCGAAGACCCCCAGGCGGGCGAAGATCCGGCGGGTATAGGCGTCCATGGCCATCACGGGACGGCCCGCGGCGTAGCAGAGGATGCAGTCCGCGGTTTCGGGGCCGATCCCGGGCAAGGCCAGGAGCTCGGCCCTCAGCTCGTCCGCGGGCCGGCGCAGCATCGCCGGGAGGTCGCCGCCGTAGCGGTTCATCACGTGCGCGGCAAACCCCTTCAACCGCTGCGCCTTCTGCCGGAAGTAGGCCGCGGGCCGGATCAGCGGCTCCACCGCCTCAGCCGGGGCCGCGTCCATCGCGGCCACGTCCAGCAGCCCCGCTTCCGCCAGGGCCCGCACCGCCTTGGCTGCGTTGCTCCAGGCCACGTTCTGCACCAGGATGGCCCCGGCGATCATCTCGAAGGGCTGAGCCTTGGCCGGCGGGGGCTCCAGGGCGGACGGCCACCAGTGGCGCGGGCCGAACGCCTCCAGCAGCCGCCGGTACACCTCCGCCACCCACCGCGCCCAGCCCTCCGGGGGCTCAGGCCGAACCACCGCCTACTCCTCCGCAATGGTCACTTTCCGGATGACGGGCGGATTCACGGGAGTGGAGGGCACCGGGTCGAAGCTGTTCCCCTGCCGCACCTCCACCGACTCCAGCTGGGTCAGCACGTCATCCCCCTCGATCAGCTGGCCGAAGATCACGTAGACCGGCTGCTGGTCGAGGCCCCCGCAGGAGAGGCCCGTGCAGATGAAGAACTGGCTGCCCGCGGAGTTGGGCGCCGTCGTGCGGGCCATGGCCAGGGTGCCCCGCTGGTACGGCCGGGTCACCGGGTACTCGTCCGGGATGGTGTAGCCGGGCCCGCCGGTGCCGGTGCCCGTCGGATCGCCGCCCTGGATCATGAAATCCTTGATGATCCGATGGAAGGTCACCCCGTCGTAGAAGCCCTCCCGCGCCAGGAACACGAAGTTGTTGACCGTCTGGGGCACCTCGTCGGCGAAGAGCTCGAACGTCATCGTGCCCAGGCTGGTCTCCATGGTCGCGGTGTAGCGCTTGGCGGGGTCGATGATCATCTCCGGCGGCTTGTCCCACTGCTTGTGGCCCGCCTGGTCCGCACCGCCCTGACCGGCGCCGCCCTGCTGACCTGCCGGCGACCGGTTGTTGTACACATCCTGCGGGCTGCGGCCGCCGCACCCGGCCAGCACCAGGAGCAACGCCAGCGCGCCGGCGGCCGCCTTCCAGCCTCGACTCTGCATCCGCCATTCCCTCCAGTGTGTCGATTGGATCCGAACGGAATCCGGTGCGCTCCCGAACAGAATAACCTGTCCCCCTCGGGCAGGGCAAGCCGGTCCGGGACGCCGAATAGGTAGA
The nucleotide sequence above comes from Symbiobacterium thermophilum IAM 14863. Encoded proteins:
- a CDS encoding small, acid-soluble spore protein, alpha/beta type; this translates as MQKKTKSPTAKGRQKKPKELTPLDRLKLEIAQELGLAEKIARSGWAELTAAESGRLGGILNRRLKELKLAIGPKGTLIPTAKS
- a CDS encoding arginase family protein, translated to MTIHVLGFPTTLGLPRHAVRHAPEALRATGLLDFLGQLDSRVIDHGDMAVPPGLRSDPVPVRIAKVVEAARRQQQHWQRVARPGDLLFTIGGDHSTSLGTIMALAALGYDFDVVWVDAHGDFNTVETSPSGNPHGMVLALATGLLPDAMDGVIRPDRLRLWGIRDLDPGERRLLSEARVEVVSPAEVRARRAELLAGLRPNVFVSFDIDSVDPAEAPGTMTPVPGGFTRDEAVSLVADIVRGRNLLALDVVEFHPDRDEGDATGRLAHAVIRAALEAWRGQSPIRSGSPCASRSDADSRPSACASPTRRLYSP
- a CDS encoding CapA family protein; protein product: MKRFLLIPLLIVALVGCTALSAGPSDAEPGPGAPPAGGPGAGPQNGGTDPGLQNGGAQDGGQGAGNGAGDHPGSGSAGGPDDASGSSPGSGAGTGGGDGTVTITFVGDIMLDRLPGDYLARGEDPFAGVADALTGADLTVGNLECVVSTVGEPVPKWFNFRCHPRVVPVLARYFDAVSVANNHSGDYGKEAFAEQLRLLTEGGVPYFGGGMNDEEAHRPLILERNGLRIALLGYNNVELRSYAAGPDTPGLAWIELDRLAADVRAARAEADIVVVYPHWGYDYMFWHAEDQAEIARVAIDNGADLVVGNHPHVTQPVEIYKDRLIAYSLGNFVFDDFVDVGPDLDEPSRTSWVLTVTIGKDGIRRWETRVARTDDRGFPQWLEGVASPCSDGAPEDGYMCYP
- a CDS encoding ABC transporter ATP-binding protein, encoding MGAVIEVRGLRKEFKVARRKEGPFAALRTLFSREFDTRVAVDDVSFTIERGELVGYIGPNGAGKSTTIKMLTGILVPTAGEVRVRGVVPYLRRVENARQIGAVFGQRTQLWWDLPTVESFELLRHIYKVPRERYRQNMDLFRDLLGLDEFLNTPVRQLSLGQRMRADLAAALLHDPEIVYLDEPTIGLDVVAKERIRDFIRTINRERGVTVILTTHDMQDIEKICERMILIDHGRVIYDGPVAQIKERFGKHRTLVVDLEPNGPVVDVAVEGAELVRRDGHRIWLRFNRDELSASELIARVSARCAIRDLTVEEPEIEGIIARIYQEGI
- a CDS encoding M48 metallopeptidase family protein, whose translation is MRIVFKDKKHSSGTIRDGEIVLYISSRLSRAEQVRHIEELTRRLTPRLERARQLQLTGAGPLSRLTPSPVTDDAALARWAREINDRYYGFPMGRVRFRRQESRWGSCSGRTRNIQISHRLRGGPHELLEYVLVHEIAHLGELNHSPRFWALVERACPDWRERRRLLRWYGEYLRAVGTPPDSDP
- a CDS encoding endonuclease III domain-containing protein, which translates into the protein MVRPEPPEGWARWVAEVYRRLLEAFGPRHWWPSALEPPPAKAQPFEMIAGAILVQNVAWSNAAKAVRALAEAGLLDVAAMDAAPAEAVEPLIRPAAYFRQKAQRLKGFAAHVMNRYGGDLPAMLRRPADELRAELLALPGIGPETADCILCYAAGRPVMAMDAYTRRIFARLGVFAPDARYEAMQAFFHGWTPADAQLRGEYHALIDTLGNRLCLKRNPRCGQCPLADLCPRVGVVEEAGGAAGRARTVDGRGRGPCCEAGRP
- a CDS encoding peptidylprolyl isomerase: MQSRGWKAAAGALALLLVLAGCGGRSPQDVYNNRSPAGQQGGAGQGGADQAGHKQWDKPPEMIIDPAKRYTATMETSLGTMTFELFADEVPQTVNNFVFLAREGFYDGVTFHRIIKDFMIQGGDPTGTGTGGPGYTIPDEYPVTRPYQRGTLAMARTTAPNSAGSQFFICTGLSCGGLDQQPVYVIFGQLIEGDDVLTQLESVEVRQGNSFDPVPSTPVNPPVIRKVTIAEE